CATTAGAAAAGAGAGATATTTCCTTCACATGTATTAATTAGTTCAGGTTTACAGTACAAATTTAAACTGATTTAGCTCTTTTGACTTCTTTCACCCTTGGAATGGTGATTTCAGAAGAGTGCTGAGAATTGTTTCTTGAAGACCCCTTTACAGAATGGCAATCTGAAAGCCACAGAGATTCTCATGTTTCAATTTATTTGAACTTCTGGAAAGGCATACCTTCAAATTTGTTTCCCTCTTTATCTTTACAGCTCAAGCCAAATTATAACATTTTTAACATAGTAGTGagaagaggctttttaaaaatgttatttgccATGCATAAAATAACATTTTAGCAGAACCAAAGCATGAAAAGATTTATCATATACAATGCaaaaaagataaaaacaggatACTGATGCTAACATTCCATCTAattgcgcgcacgcacgcacacacacacacacattctatgAGCTTAATGCACAAATGATATGATCAGAAGAGTTGCTTTTGGCTGATCTTCAAAAACCAGGTGGGACATAGGACATGGTAGGAGTTGATTTTTCAGGTATGTGGGGAGGGAGGTGGCGATCCCTTTGGCTGAATTCATACTCCAGTGTgggttttactgttttattggcATAGTGCTATTCCAGATCTGATCTAATTTAATATAACTGTTGCCACTTCTTCAGCCTTTTTTCTTGCTGGATATACCTTCAGAATTCTTCTATATGGCTGATTTAGCTCCATTCATGATAAACTTTATATATTATATACTTTGAAGTAGATTGGTTCTGAAATGGCCTACATTAAACTCTGTCCTCCCCCTTTTGATTTCAGAATTCTATTAGGCACAATCTGTCTTTGAATAAGTGCTTCATCAAGGTACCACGAGAGAAAGATGAACCAGGGAAAGGTGGCTTCTGGAAAATTGATCCCCAGTATGCAGACAGACTGATGAATGGAGCATTCAAGAAGCGTAGGATGCCCCCTGTGCAGATTCATCCAGCCTTCACTGGAAGAATGCAACAAGATGCTAGCTCCAGTTGTTCTAACCAGACAACAACATCATGGAAAAACAACAATATCCTGAAAATTGATATGGAGTCTCAGCAGCTGCTCAAAGAGTTTGAAGAAGTCACCAGTGACCAGAACTGGAACCCAGCAGATGGAAAAATGAGCCATAAACGCAAGCAGCCGCTGCCAAAGCGGATGTATAAGACAGCCCGCCTCTCCAGCTCCCCTATGCTGACTCAGGAAGAACAGACAGAGCTTGGGTCTCTGAAAGGTGACTTTGACTGGGAAGCTATCTTCGACACCACCGGTGACTTTTCCACCTTTGAGGATCTGGAGATCACCCCTCCTATTAGCCCAATAACCAGGGATGCAGATTTGACCGTGCATGGAAGACATATTGACTGCCCACAGGAGTGGTGCCCAGTTGGGCAGGATTACATCCTAACAGAATCCAACCAGAACAGCTTGGACTTTGATGAAACCTTCATTGCTACTTCTTTCCTTCAGCATCCCTGGGATGAGGGGAGAAACGATTACCTCTCGAATTCTGTCAACATGGATCCACTCTTTGAACTCAATGATCCTTCTTTGCAAACTGAAATGAATGACTGGAGCAATGCTGTGTGTCTTTAATAAGGCAGATCTCTGGTCGGAAGGCTTAAGAACATCCCTGATTGACTGCTGTATGAATAAGATATATCTCCAGTGCTACAGGACTTTACTGACAGAGGAGTCCTCTAGCAAATGAGACATCTTTACTATTGGGACCAAGTGGATCACAGAATGGTCAGGAAAAAAATATCCAGAGAACTTGGTTGGATGTATCTGAAAGCAACACATATGGGGAACTGTGCCCCAaagacaaaataataataataatacagtactTATTTTgtgttctctttaaaaaaaatatggattTTTCTACTTGGGGGTGGAGGGAATTGAAAAGGGCCCATCTTCCATGTAGGGTAGGGAGGCACTTTGAATAGGATGGAAGAGCTGGCCTTTTCTGGTGAATAAGAACATGGTAGATCACctgcaagttgctctctctctctctctcgctctctctctcgctctctctctcatgagTGTGTTTGTATTGTTTCTACCCAGGGAAAATTTCTAGGTAAAACATGTGACAATTAAGTAGCAGACAATTCCCACTTGTATTCTAGGAGCTGCAGCCACCTGTCTACACTAGGTCTAGTTTAGGTGTTGAAAATCTATATACTCTGAAATGAATCAACAAGTCAAGATCTTTGGGGCTTTTAAAATAGAGCCTATTATATCTCTATTAAGAAACCTATATTTTTAGCTACAGGGCACAATCAGTAGAGTATTGGGAGGGGTGAGGATTGTTTGTAATAATGTTAATTAAGATTGAAGTATATCAAGTGTTTGTTTTACAGAGCTAAATGTAATGAAATATGCAAGGGGGAATTCCTGCCAgcagaggattaaaaaaaaacaccctatacctggggacccaattttCTCCAGATGATCCTTTTTACTTATTTTTGTATCTACAATTCTTTACAGTTTTGCAATTCTTGACCGACTATGTATGCTGTGAAGCCTAGATGTGTCATGGCAGGTGGACCTTCTAAAGTTATGGACCACAGACAAAGCACTGTACAGTTTTCTAAACGGAAGCTATGAAGGAATTTGTGTGATCACCTGACAGACTCCAGCATGTCAGTTGGGAAGTCAAATGATCAATAATGAAGGGCTGCAGTATCCTCTCCTTTGGTCTGGCAACCATGGGAACTACTAAAACATTTATCAGCTTTAGCCAGTGCCTTGTTATATGCGAGTCCCCAGCCAGAGTGACAATTTAGGGTTGGCTTagttttaaagcaaaacaaaacaaaacctcctAATGTTCATCTCACGCATTGGCTCTAGACTTAAGCGGATGGTGATACGCCAAAGACTATGTATGGAGTGGAAATTGCAAATGAAAGAAGAATCTAAAGCTTCACTCTGTCCTAGAATCTGTCCTAGAACTGAGGTTGCCACACAGCTAGGTGTCGGTTTGTTTTTAGCCTAGAACAAATGTTAGCTAATAGTCATCTTAAAATTTGCATGCATTcaaataaagtaaaatgtgcACATTTACCATAGTCATGGAGGTTCTCTGTGTGAAGATGGTAGCCCTGTCTGGAACATGGATATATGTTGTACATGTTACCTTTTGAAAGAGTTATGCAGTGTTGCCACGTTGAGGGTGAAATGGCACTTTGCACCTGGCGGATGGGAAAACTAATGAGATGCTCACATTGAAATCATATCTCACTTTCTTGCATCTCCCTGAAGATGTGGATTAACCCTGGGGCAGTCAAgcatattttgctgcctgaggtgaagggcACTCTTGGAGACCcgctccattatttatttatttatttatatgtatgtaaCATTTGGGAacattttattgaaaagcggcaTCTATGTATTTTTGTCGTATTCATATCTGTGGGTGGATGCTCAGCATTCTccggccatgctgctgaggcagtggtAATGACACTCAGACTACAACACCAAACCAGGCAATAGTGGTAAAGGCATTCCTCAGTTATGGGAGGTGGTGCtccagtgggtgggtggagggaatcAACAGAATGCAGTGGCAGTGGACAGCAGGGTGGTGCCCATGGTGAATGGGGCCCCATCCTTGCTGCCCCCTGCACCCCTCTTTGCACtggtgcctgaggcaaccactgCACCTTGTCTCACTGAAGGGCCGCCCCTGCATTAATCTCCGTAATGCATGTGGTCAACCTCTACCATTCTTAAGCATGAGAGAAACCATGTCCACCTCAGGACAACAACCCAGGCTCCTACATTTTTTCATGATGGGACCATGcccaataaatacatttttataacCATGCCCATTCACAGAAACAGGAAAATACATGTAATCAGATTATTTGAGTGAATGAGGTAGATTTCCAAGGGCAATCATTCTGCTTGGACATTCCTTTTCCCATGCTACATTTTGCATGTTCACATTTTCAAAAATAAGTCACATTGGGGCTGAATTAATCACCTTGTTTAAGAGGGGAAAGCCAAATGAAGTAATTTGCCTTCTGCCATAAACAGTAGTGCTTTCCTTACATTAGCAGGCAAGGAGGGATGTGATGATGTACTATTATTGTTTGTTTCAAATAGCACTTTTTGTATTCAGAGTGCTTTACAATCaatctcccatcatcctttgcaaGTAGGTCATttatttttcactttttaaagaCAGAGGACTGAAACTGACTGATGGAAGGACTTTGCAAATGATCTGAGCAGTAAATTGCCATTTGTCGCTTATTTATTGCACACTGACTGCACATCTCTTTACGCTGTACTTTTGTTGTAGAAGAATACCACTTTCCCCAAGCATTTGATTCAAAGTGTAATGTTTTGTACTAGGGAAGACTGCGATCCCTCCCAGCCAGTGCACTTGATCAGTCCAGAAACGGATGGACGGCTGGTAGTTTGAGGGGCGCATCCAGCCTCCAAGATGATTGCATCTGGCCTCTTTGATCCTATGGGCTCTGGCCTGCAGTTCTGAGCAGCACCAAGATGGTTCTATAGAGAGGCAGGGCAGGTACACAATGTTCTCCTCTTCAACCCCACCAGTTACTACATCTCTAAAAGACACTGTAACTCCAGGCCTCTTGCACACTAAAACTGCCCTTGCAGTATGCTCAAATAAATGATTACAGGGCGTAAAAGCTCATGGTTTCAAGGCTTAAGACGTTGGCGCTCCCTAGTCTGACATATACTTACTTTCAAAGGTCTGAATGTGAGAGGTACTCAGGAGGTATGCTCCActtcacacaaacaaacacacaccgcCCTGAAAGTATCACGATATCATGAAAGTATCATACTTCTGAGCACCGAAAAAACACCAAGGGAGGCAAAGTATATTCATATTTTACAACAATGTTGGGCTAGCTAATATGAGACAGCCTAGTGTAGGGTTGCCGGTCCAGACGGTGAAAACAGTCAATATCTATCACCAAAAAAAGTTGAAATAGAGGAAACTTTTCACCAAAAAGAGCCTcccaaaagtctccactttgcataaatttTGCATATGTTCATtagtattatatatgcatattttgattaacATTGGATCATTTGagaataatttcattcattcattcattcattcactgcaGATCACCACTGCTCAAatgcagctcaccactgtgaagctgatgaccagatgAGCTGTATTTCTGCTGTCTAGGTCCTGTATTCTCAAGGCTCCTGCGgcttaactgtaaattcatctcctggttaggtttactgcatacacacacagacctctgtcctcctccctcacaggtcacccagcctgctttccccagccaggccagcaacttcacctcttggctcgaggcagggcagccagttaGCTGAGAAGCcggcctctttgcatgctggtgcagtggtgcatgcacagtctcccactcgctcgctgttctctacgactataaacatttatatacggcttttcaacagaaggtttcacagtggctTTCTAAGAAAAATAACAAGAtgctcccctgttcccaaagggttcacagtctacaAAGATAttcaaggtaacaccagcatcagccactgaaggaatgctgtgctggggttggatagggcaagttgcccTCCCCATTATAAATAGAATAGATTCAtcaacattaaaaggtgcctttttattcacttagcaggggtagctgcagagtaaagttagttagctaactgctagcttctcactgctgccgccgccaccaccaccaccccatgaagcaagcaagctgcacctgttgggcCCAGctatccgtgctcctgcatcacttGGCTCTGCCACCTGCcgctgaagcagaacctcccctctggcttccccattggatggatggccagaaggatgctggcaggggaaggagacagagggagagaagctgctcatgggagcaaagtgttctgagtgaacaaaatgttccagctgctccccagaacgtcggacaccacaacacatgcaaaaaaaagttatttggtccccaaaatagttgccTGTCCTCAACAAAAGTCCATATTTGGTAATCCTAGCCTATGCCTGATCAGTTTCCTTGAACTG
Above is a window of Hemicordylus capensis ecotype Gifberg chromosome 2, rHemCap1.1.pri, whole genome shotgun sequence DNA encoding:
- the FOXJ1 gene encoding forkhead box protein J1, whose product is MLDLPILAPTDMTDNWPNVQSEEERGQESSMVDSGNLDDSLTSLQWLQEFSIINANMGKSSSSPCSTDPHGYHKVPGSAAPCSPLAGDPACMGMPHTPGKPISSSTSRTAHLQGQPLEDIDYKTNPHVKPPYSYATLICMAMEASKKTKITLSDIYKWITDNFCYFRHADPTWQNSIRHNLSLNKCFIKVPREKDEPGKGGFWKIDPQYADRLMNGAFKKRRMPPVQIHPAFTGRMQQDASSSCSNQTTTSWKNNNILKIDMESQQLLKEFEEVTSDQNWNPADGKMSHKRKQPLPKRMYKTARLSSSPMLTQEEQTELGSLKGDFDWEAIFDTTGDFSTFEDLEITPPISPITRDADLTVHGRHIDCPQEWCPVGQDYILTESNQNSLDFDETFIATSFLQHPWDEGRNDYLSNSVNMDPLFELNDPSLQTEMNDWSNAVCL